GATAAACTGCATGTTTTGAACCAAAACTGCAATACATTTTGCAATTCAAAAATTTTCCCTACTCAGAAAAAGGAGAGGCCAAGGTGAGCTTGAGTCATGGAAGGTACTATCTTTTGCTGAGTAGCTAATCCAATCCCCTGCTCCCCGGCCAACTTAGAGGCATAAGAGAACCATTTACTATGCTCATGGATTCTGTGGGTCGGGAATTTGGAAAGGCCCAGTGGAGACGGTTTATCTCTCCTTGGTAAGAGTAAGAACTGAGCAGGAAGATCCAACGACTGGAGGTGATTCGAAGGCTAGGGTTGGAATCATGAACTTGCATTCCCCAGCCTTTGGCAGGTGACATGGGCTCTCAGCTGAGACTGCAGATCACCCACACGTGGCTTTCTCATGTAGACTGCTCGCATTACTGTGACTGCAGTCCAAGAGAGCCAGGGGGAAGCTGCATGGCCTTTTATGACAGGCCCTAGAAACCATTTTGTCCCTTTTGCCACATTCTGTTCAGGGCTAGCTTCAAAGGATGTGACCTGTGCAGTCACCCAGGACCCCTTGCTTAGAACATCCTATACTTGGTTTAATACTCTGCCGTCACCGTCTTGAAATTCCTAATAATATTTACACAAAGGgccccacatttttattttgcactggGCCCTACAAATTATGCAGCCAGCCCTGAATCTCTTCATCCAGACAATTGCAAAGGACTGCCCACACTTGGGGATAAAGACTCTCCGGCTTAAAGGGGCAGTGGGAAGGTTATGGAAGAGTATGTGGGACTGGAAATATTATTGTGACCTGTTTTAGAAAAGGCAATCTGCCCTAGACAGTTTGTGGCGAAGTTAAGTCATTACTTGGACTTTGGAAAGACTTTCTTTCACAGCCTCCCACAAAAACATATCCAGGTCCCCCTTGTTCCACAAGGCATCCCAAAGGGAGTAAAAAAGCaatatgtggggtgcctgggtggctcagtgggttaaagcctctgcctttggctcaggtcatgatcccagggtcctgggatagagccctgcatcaggctctctgctcagcagggagcctgcttcctcctctctctctttgcctacttgtgatctctgtctgtcaaataaataaataaaatcttaaaaaaaaaagcaatatgtaTCTGTCAATCCTTCCATTTAGCAAATCCTGATTAAGCACAGAATGGGGAACATTTACAGATGACTCTCAGATACCCAGTCCAAGTGGACTTGGTGTTCAGAGTGATGGAATCtgtgaagggagaagagaaagcaaagggcGAACTactgttaaaaaaagagaaaacactgacCCTCAGCCCTGGGTCCAGGGTCAAACGTGCTTTTGACAGGAAGCTACACCCTGGGTGTCCCGCAGTGTCCTGCTCAGGGGGACAGCAGACTGGAAGACCACTGATCTGAGTCAGGGCAGGCCAGTgtcgcataaacaatgaatcttggaacactgaaaaaataaaattaaattaaaaaagagaaaacaatgtgGTGCCTTcagggcatctgccttcggttaagcatctgccttcagctcaggttatgatcccagagtcctgggatcaagcctcatgtctagctccctggtcagtggggaacctgcttctccctctccctctgtggctccccctgcttgtgtgttctctctctctctgtcaaaaaaataaataaaatccttaaaaaagaaaagccccaaATGGAGTAATTTGTACCCTTTAACAGCAAACCAGTAAGTAGTGGATCGAGGTAAAGatgccaaacaaaacaaaaacaagggaaataaaaaggtaAGGTGGTAAGGGTGTTCGTTTATTCAAAAAAGGGgttccaggagcccagagagaaggcCTGAGAGAAGCAGCACTTTGCCATCTCACTGACCATCCCGTGTCTGCCTGTTCACCAGGCTTCCTGGAATGTCACAGCTGTCCCAGGCTCAGAACAGGGTGCTGCTCATGTAAATATCTGTGCAAGGCCCCAGGATTTGGCCCACGATGTTTCTGCAGGATGATGTCTGGCAGGTAGGCCTGTTGACTTCACCCTACCGGCCTTCCTCCTACCCCAGTCACCACTTCTCAATCCTTTTAGGGGTAGCTCTAAAGGTTAGATTTCCCTGGGGCTCAGCCCAAGGTCCTCCTGGCATTTAAACGTCTCCCTCTTTAGGTAACTGCCTTTATTCTCACAGAGTATCTCTGCCCCCTCTTCCTCTACACTCATTCATCCATCCCTTTGCAACTGGACGTCTACACTTGGATGAATCATTGCCACCTCAAACTGAGAATGTCTAAAATGGAACTCTCTACTTTGCCCCACACCCCGTTCCCTCCAGTCTTCCCATTTCAGTAAGCACTTGCCTCCACCACCCTCACCCCCCTACATCCAATCCATCCTTTAAGTGCTTCCTCCAAACCACAACCCGGATCCACCCACTTCTCACCAGCAACTGAGCCACTAGCTCCCCTTGCTCAGGTTGCTTTGGCAACTTCTTAATTTATCTCTTGCCTCTCCTCTTGGCTCCTTGTCCTCCACCCTCTACAAAAAAGCCACAGTGATCTTTTCAAACCATGTATCAAGGGTGCCTGGGCCACTctgtggttaagtgtctgactctgattttggctcaggtcgtgagatcaagccccttcagactctatgctgggtgtggagcctgcttaagattctctctcacccttgccccctcccctcgcctctctctctctcttaaaaaaaaaaaatatagtaacaacaataaaaacctaAATCAGAGCAAGTCACTTTCTTGCTCAAACTGTTCAATGTTTTCCGATTACTTTTAGAATGAAAACAACCTCTCACTGTGAACACCGGGCTGCTCCGCCTCTCAGCTAATCCCACATCCCCACTCTGTATTACCTAGCTTCTCTTTCTGGCACATTCTTTCAGCTATCCCCAAAGCTGCCTTCCGGGACTCAACTCATAGGTCCCTCCTGAGGTCTAAGGAAAGAAACCTGCCTTCCTCATTAAATTTTAGACATTGTCTCATTCTTCATTTagtgccctttctctcttttcccacaCGTGCTAGAAGGGAAACACCACGCATTGGGAGTTCGCCCCTGTCTCCACGGCCTGCCAGGGTAGCTGCTCACGTGTATTTCTCTAAAGGATTAATAGAtggcagtttttatgtttttgtttttttaagattttatttatttatttgacagacagagatcacaagtaggcagagaggcaggcagggagagagggaggaggaagcaggctccccactgagcagagagctccatcccaggaccccgggatcatgacctgagccgagggcagaggctttagcccgcTGAGCccgtttttatgtttttaaacatcTGTACTTGGCAAAGGAAAAGCTGACTATTCTGTgcggttactttaaaaaaagtttataaatccGAGACTGTTGCAGTAGATGAACTGGCCTCTAGCCCCCTGAACaacacagttttttgttttgtttttcttttttaagattttatttatttatttgagagagagacagtgagagagagcatgagcgaggagaaggtcagagggagaagcagactccccgtggagctgggagcctgatgtgggactcgatcctgacactccaggatcatgacctgagccgaaggcactcgtccaaccaactgaaccacccaggcgtccctgaacaaCACAGTTTTAAGGAGAGCGGGAGACGGAGGACGCGGGAGAGGGCAAGTGCAGGGGGGGACCGCTGGGTGGCTGGAGGGGCAGGAAACATGGGCGAGTGACTAGACAGGCACGCGACGGGAATGCGCACCCAAGGGGCTGAGGAAGTCCAGAGCTCGCTTCCCTATGCCACCCACCTTCCGGGGTCACGGAAAGGACGCGTCCGGGAAGACTAGGCGCGGCGGGCGCAGGGGTATCCGCTGAGACCGGCGCAGAGCAGCGAGCCACCCGCCTCCCCGGCCCTCAGCCTCGCACACGCTCCCCGCGCGCCTGCACGCCCGCCACGCACAGCCGCGCCCCCTACCGGCGCGCGCGCTCAGGTGAGCGCCCTCCCCGCCCGCCGCGCGGCTAGTGCGCGTGCGTGCAGGTGAGCGTCCCGCCCCGCTCCCGCTCCCTTtcccgcctccgcctccgccccCGCCCTGGTGCTTGGCCACCTGCCCGTGAAACTGGTGGTAGATTGTTGCCCTCGGGTCGCTCCGGGGCGGGGACACGGAAACTGGCCATGGAAGGTACGTCGGGGGCTCGGGAGCCCCGGGCCCGGCCTAGAGAGCGGGACCCTGGCAGGCACCCCCGCCCGGACCGAGACCGCCACCCCGAGCGACACCGGGACCGATCCGGGGACCGGCGGAGGGAGAGAAACGGGGGCGAGCGGAGGGACGGGGACCGGGACAGGGGAAGGCACCAAGACCCTCGCCAGGACAGACACCGGGTAGCGGACCTTCGCGCCGGTGAACAAAGAGTCTGGGAAAAGTCCCATCAAAGTCGGACGCGGGACAGACCCCGGAGGCCGACCTGGGACGCAGCCCCGCCCCCCTGGCCCGCACCTTGGGAAACCCCGGAGCTACCGCCCCAGAGGAAGGAGCGCTTCGGAGCCAGTGGCCCGGCAAGGTGAGGTGGGGCTGCGGGGCGCCCTGCGACATGGAGACCCGGAAAGCCTGGGTCTGAGACACTCCCCCGCTGCGGTGCTCCAGCGCCCGACTCCATGGTCTAGGAAGGCGGCTTCAAGGAAGAACGTGCCATTCCCCCCTTTTGTGGTCTTAGAGGACacctgggagggaaggaaaaccTTACGGTGCCCCACTTCTTGATCCGAACCCAATTAACAAAGCAGAAACCACCCCTGTTGGCAGTGGCAGGGCCGGGGACcagatgaggaggaagagaaaactttCAGGAGCGGAAAGGgaaggagtgggaaggagggtAGGTAGGTGGGGTTAACCTGAGGCTCCTCCCTGACCTCTCCCCACCCTTCCGAGACTTGCCCGCAGGACCGTCCCGTGGGGCTTCGGACCCTTGTCCTGTGTTCCAAAACCAGCCTTCCAAAGTCCCGTCAGGGTCTGATGAGGTCAGCCCAGTGAAGGGTTAATAGTTAAATCTGTAACCTCTTGTAGGGGTATATGTATTTCAAAATAGACTGCTGGGAGAAACTACCCTTATACCCAAAGAACTGAATCTACCTAAAACTCCCCCACTGAAGGCCTGAGATTGCCCACCATTGTCCGTGAAGTCTTCTGGACAGCCTCCTGCAAATACCCTGACTGTTTCAGATCCCCCCTCCCTGAATGAACAAACTGGGCTGgccctgcattttattttattttattttattttattttatttcatttcatttttttaaagaaagagatcacaagcaggcagagggtggggggaagcaggctccctgctctgagcagagagcccgatgtggggctcgatcctaggaccctgagatcactacctgagccgaaggcagaggctttaacccactgagccacccaggtgcccctggccctgcctttTAGAGCACAGATGATTCTGGTAAGGTCTTGTGAGGTGAAAGCCTCATGCTATCCTGGAGGACTTAGGGAGCTGCGAGAGGGagtggaagggaggagaggaggaagtcaGCTCTAGACTCCACACCCCTGTCAGGAGTTGGGTCTTTTTTCCATCGAACATTCCATCCAGCTCCACAGATATTACTGAATTCCCAGGTTGTGTGCCAGGCCAACAAGGAGACACAAGTAGGTACTGGAATGACGACTGCCTTCTGGTTTTGGACACCTGCTCTTTTCTCTAAGGTAGAGTCAAGCTCCTCTCTGCTCTAGGATTTGAAGGTTTAAACTCAGTCCCCTTCCCAGTTGTGTCCACATAGCGGGAAAGCTGTTATCCTGAGCTTATGTTACATTATCTAAAACCAACTAGCCAAACTCTGACAAAGGTTATACCCAGATACAGTCCGAGGCACGAGCTGTTGTGCGTTCCTGATCAAAACCACATTGCATTGGTAGCTCCCGAGCttcattttgggtttctttttaaatcagtatCCTTGTCCCTCACCAcgaccccctgccccctgcccccacacccaagGTGAGTGAAGGgattacttttgcttttttggcTCATAGCCAGCTGGTGGTTTGAAACCAAAAGACTATTTCCGCCTTTCTTCCACACAGTAAACTTTGATTTAATGGGCAGGATGGAGGGGCCAGGGCTCCATTACTTAATGGGTGAGATCTACTGACAGTGTCCACAGTCTGGTAGGAGACTGACAGGTAAATCTGCCACTGCAGGGGAAACAGATTTGGAGAGAACAGATCCCCTGCCTGAGATCTGGAAGGTTTCCTGGAGGACATTGACCTCGAAGCTGAGTACTGGAAAAGGAGCAAGAATGAggggacttgggtggctcagtagttcaggttaagcatcttccttggctcaggtcataatcccaggatcctgggcagcctgcttctccctcttcctcttcccctgcccctccaccgctagtgttctttttcaaataaatggataaaatcgagaaaagaagaaagaaaaggagcaagAATGGTAAGACTGGGAGAGGAAATGAAAGGGAGAGAACTAGCTTCCACAGTGACCTACAGAACGGGAGTGCAGGTCATCTTTTTGGGGACCAGGGAGAGGAGCAGTTCACTATGGTTGGGTCTTCGAGTGTGATGTTGTAAAGAGAGATGAGCAGGGCCTTGTGTGCTGTGCTGAAAGTTTGGACTTTATCCAAAGCCATGAGAGTTTAAGGATTTCAAACCCCAGAGATCCATAATGAGAACACTGGAAGGATCCCTGGCGCCCAGCAGGTAGAAAGCTCGGGATATGCTGGATAAAgcgggggaaggaaagaaagtgccAGAActagcagaggaaaagggagagacagGAAGACACACAAAGTTATCTGTATTACCTATATGCCTGAGAGTTATTGTGGATTCAGCCCTTTGCAAAGTaacaagagagggaagagaaggccaGCCTGGGCATCAGAGTCTTGTGAACGTAAATTAGCTTTAAAGAAGGCCTGGTCCATGCTGAAATGGAAAGTTAGGATCACAAAGGTGGCTCCCAGCTACCTGGTTAGATAGCTCCTGCAGGTGGGCAAACCAGCATCCAATCAGTGCTCAGAATTATAGGGATGTGTGGCATGGTGGCTTAGCAGTGTTAGGCCAAGTGTTTGGATACCCTGTGGGGCCCCTAAACCAGAGAATTCTCTGGAATATGAAATGCTGCAGCAAAATCTCTTTCTGTTCTGCACATCTCTTTAATGTCTCCTTAATGCCAGCGTGAGATGTTCAGGGTTCTAATATTGAACAAGCTGTTGAGTTTGAAGCCTCTAATGGCCATGATGTTTTCAGTTACAGTGAACCCACTGCAGGGAGATACCTGCCCTCGAACCCCAGGTCTGGACTAGAGGAAGTGGAATATTACCAGTCAGAGGCTGAAGGACTCCTGGATTGCCATAAATGCAAATACTTGTGCACTGGAAGAGGTAAGCCATTTGGGAGGCATTGTGACCGTTTACTGTTTGCTGATGGTTCTGGAAGGGGTCTGAGCTAGTGAAATGAAAATTCAAGCAGATTTCCCTTTTGGGTTCCTAACATTTTCATGTATACAACTGCATGAGGTTCTCATTCCCCCAACCCCCGAAAAAGGTAGGCACATCTGAAAGGTACAGCGAGATTTCCAGTGCTTCTCTTCAAATGTCTGGCGGCCAGGCGAGCAGCCATGCTTGCCGGTGTCAGGTAGCAGGTGGAGTCGCAGGGAGAACCAGCTGTGAGCTGCAGACAGTGGGAGGGCTGGGTTAGAGACAGAAAGCCACCTGGAGGGGGCAGCCTGGTAGCAGTTCATGCCACAGGATGTCTTAAAATTTGTtgtctgaggggtgcctgggtggctcagtgggttaaggcctctgccttcggcttgagtcatgatcctggggtcctgggatcgagccccgcattgggctctgtgctcggtggggagcctgcagaaagagagaggctctctgcctgcatgtgatctctgtctgtcaaataaataaataaaatctttttaaagaaataaagaataaaatttgttGTCTGAGATCCATAGGAAGAAATAGATCTTCCTTGAAGGCCCAggttcacacacagacacacacgtcgTGAAACAGTACTTACCTTATTAGATATCAGCTATGTGAGTAATTTCTGTTCTACCCTGTTTTACTGAGAACAAAccggggaaaaaaaagttatagaaCATGCAGTTTGcagaatatgtaaataatatgtGTCGGCTCCAAGTGTGGTGCCCCGAGTTCCCATCCAAGCATTCGTCCTGGTCTTGCCAATAATGAAGAAAATTTGGTTTGCCACGGTGAGCCCTTGTATCTCACATGATTTGGTGAGAAATTCTTCTAGACTGCCTATGACTAAGGGGGAAAACTTCTCAGCCTAAGGGAGAGAAATCAAGGAACTTGTACCTGAAAGTGTATCATGGGGTGATTCCAATAATGCACATGATTATGGGGTTCTCTGGAACTTTTGTTAAAGAGCTCTAGGCAATCCAGGTATAAGAATCGACACTCTGGTTTACATGTATTGGCATGACCTCGTTGCTTCGAATTTGCTCAGTAAttcctgagactcagagaggtatAGTAAGATAACAAAGCCACACAGCTGTTTCGTGAAAGAGTTGCAGTGGAAACTCAGAGCCTAACTCTAAGGCCTGAAATGGTTTACTTGCttgccctttcttttccttttttttttccccttgatgataaaaataatggaataagCCAGAGGCTGGGTGAACAGGTTTCTCAGTAGAAGTATGTTTTCCTCTGTGATTATTTTACCAAGAGGAGAGGGCAGGACTTGAGGCTCCTGACCAAAACACACCTTGATTTAGCTTTGACTGCTTCCGGCTGTCTGGCTTTGGACCTAGAGATCATTTCTGAGTCAAGACAGTGGAAGGCTGGTTTAGAAGTCAGAACCCTGGAGGGCCTATAAAGATCTCTGGATATGCAGAGGCCCACATCAGTACATAATTCTTGTATGTAGAGAAACAGCCATTGAACACCAGGAACTTGTCTCTAGCAGGCAGTGCAGGCCTGGATAAAGGTCACCCGAAGATTCCACCCCTATCTTCAGAGTAGGTCTCTTGTGACTGCTTTTCCTTATCAGTGAACTCATCTCCTCCCTCAGCAAACTGGTAAAAGTGGGAGGCTGCTATGGCAAGGTATTGGGAAAACCCTAAATGTCCTTTgcactggaattttttaaattcattgtgGTATTCTGTACACCTTCTAAAAATACGAAGTAGATTTATATTTgctgagatagaaaaaaaatgttcctccTATATTCTTAAGTGAAAAAATAGGTTATATAATAGGGGCTAGAGTAGGACCCTGTTCTTCACCTAAAAGCAAGTAACAGAAAAAATGATGAATGTATGATAAAagtccagaagaaaaaataatggtatttttaaatagttggatTTTAGGTAATTGTGACATTGtatgtttttgtctttattttttcccatcagtatatagtatttttataattaaagacAACAATAAGGCTGTCTGCATCTTGGAGGAAAGTGAAGAGTGTAAAGACAATACTTGACAGTCTGTCATTCCCATTGGAGAGTGCGTAGATAGAGGTTCCATGACTTCATACATAAACCAGCTGGACCCAGGCACAAAATCCCGTTCTCTAAACACCCACCAGGGAGCTGCTGACCGTCTGCTTGTAGTCAACTGACCTACCAGGACTGTGCCAGCATACACAGTTTCCAGCTCAGAACACCTAGCTTTATAGAATCCTGAGGAAAAAGAAGCCACACACAAAAGAGGACataactgtatgattccatttacatgaaattctagaaaGGCCAACCTCGTTCCTAATGGCAGAAAGCAGACCAGTGATTGTCTGAGGAGGAGGGTGAGGCATTGACCCCAAGCAGTCTCTTGAGGGAACTTTCTGAGCAGATGAAGATATTCTGTATCTTGCTTCGGAAGACCTGGCGTTTGTGTTTGTCAAAACTCACCAAGCTGGACACTTAACATGGGTCGTTTTGTTCCGTATCCGTTATATCCCAGTGAAGTTGATTTTAAGGAGAGCAGCCAGTTTGGGCAGAAAGGCTGGAGCTCTTTCCTTGTCCAAGACAGAGAAGCCAAGGGTCCCCCAGAGAACCTAGCCCTGGGAAAAGAATCACAGCCCAGATTTGCTCTTGAgggaaaccaaagaaaacaaagttaaattGTAAAACAGACTTACTGAGTTGAAATCTAAGACCAGGGAAGCCCATTACGTTTCTTTAATTCAGTAAACCTTGTGGGTTTAATTAACTTGATCTTTGCTCTAATATATGTGAACCATGGTTAACATTTTGATGTATgacttccatgcttttttccgacttcattgtattttttaagcTCTATGTTATTTTCTTCAAACTTGGAGAAGTTTCCTCTTTCCAACTGAAGCAAGCCACAAAACGTATCTAGAGAGGAGATCGGtctttcttagtctctttggcAGGGAAGGGCTAGGGCAGAGAATGTTCTCGCCTTCCATGGAGGATGCCTTTCTTTCCGGTCGGGAGCTGGCCTGATTTCTGCCGCCATCTTCCTgcaccccggcagcgggaggcacCCTTGAGAGTTACTCTTATTTTTAGCTCTGAGCACCTCCGACAGCATTTCCAGAGCCCCCAGTTCCCTGCTCCCATCTGATGCCCCTCATGCAGCTGGGGCAGCTCGGGCCTCCCGGAGCGGAACCCAGAGCCCGCTGCGGCGGCGTGAGCTACCACGGGGAAGAGGAGCATCGAGGTGGACATCTCCGAATACGAAATAGCAGCTCTCAAAATGGTAACACACCCTTCTTTTGCAGCCTGCTGCCAGATGCTGGAGGTGCTCCTGAACTTGTTGATCCTGGCCTGCAGCTCTGTGTCTTACAGTTCCACAGGGGGCTACACGGGCATCACCAGCCTGGGGGGCATTTACTACTACCAGTTCGGAGGCGCTTACAGTGGTTTCGAGGGTGCCGATGGCGAGAAAGCACAGCAGCTGGACGTCCAGTTCTACCAGCTGAAGCTGCCCACGGTCACTGCGGCCATGGCCTACAGCGGAGCCCTCATGGCCTTCTGCTGCCTCCTTGTCCTCCTGGGCGTCCTGCGGGTCCCGTGGCACTGCCCCCCATGGCTGCTGATTGAAGGCTTGTTGGACGTGCTCATCGCGGGGGCCTACGTCCCTGCTCTGTACTTCTACTTCCACCAGCTCTCGGCTGCCTATGCGTCCCCGGtgtgcagagagagggaggcgCTGTACCAGAGCAAAGGGTACAGCGGCTTCAGCTGCACTTTCCACGGGGGGGATATAGGAGCTGCGGTCTTCGCCGTCCTgagcattgggctctttgctctgggGGCTGTGCTGGCCATCCGCGGTTACCGGCAGGTCAGGAAGCTCAAAAAGAAGCCTGCAGAGATGTTGGAGTTTTAGGCCTTTTAAGCCAATCAGCCAAATGTCAGCGGTGGAAGTTATTCCGAACCACTGTCTTTCATGGAATACTTGTCCATGGGCCTTGCCTGCAGTTGAAGAGGGTGGGACTAACATCAGTGTCCTGGGGGGGCCAACATCGGTGTCCTGGGGGGCCCAACATCGGTGTCCTGGGGAAACTCCAGGTTACACGGAGTAGCGTTCTCTGAGGTTATAAGTTCTTGAGTCCTCTGCTGGTGAGCGAGTCAAAGTTACTGAAACAGACCAAAACTGGAAGTCAGGACCCATGAGGAAAAGGCACGGGCTGCAGCGAAATGCACTTTTGATTAGCTCAAGGGAGATAACCCCGTGAATCTGAAGAACCTTATGTTCCAAGTTGGTGGAAAGCCCCATACACTGGAGACAGCATTCTGGCTTGAACTTTTGTAAACACAGCTGTCTTAAGTGGATGAGCCCCAAAGTTTTTCCACACTGAGGGCTTGGATCCTTCACTTCCTTGATGCTCTGCAGGCAGGGTGTAGGGAAGCTGGCGAGACTCCGCCTGTAAGTTGGAGGTAGGCGTGGGCCGAGCAAAGAGGAATCAGATTCATTCACTGGGCTGCAAAGAAGCTATTCTAACAAGCCCCTTCCAACGGCCTTGAAAACTCAATAAGTGTTTTGTACCTCTTGTAAATGTACCATTGTATGGAGAATTAAACCCAACATCTGGAATTCAGGATCCATCCagaataaaagaatgtaaaatcttTCCCAACGGAAGAATGCAACTTTTGGCCAGACAGCTTCATGGGTTCTTACTGCATGTTAAATTGTGACTTCGGGAACATTACAACATATTCTGGGTACAAGTGAATATGATCTTTGCTTTACGTAAATCCAATAAGAgtccaaagaaaaattttaacttgGAGGTGATGCTTCTCTTTACAGCACATTTTTAACAGTATACCCTTAAACACAGGCAACTTGTCATATTTAAAAGGTGAGTGAGTTCCATTTGGGTTTAGAAAGTGAAATAAATGCTTATCTATGATTAGATAGTTTCTTGAAGAATACATAAGAAAGCATGAAGAGTATTGGCTTCCGGAGAGAAggagattttattttccattttagcgTAGCTTGACTGCacgtttcagttttattttagagaaataaaaaacttgatTTACTTCCCTCTTTTTTCACATTTACAGTGCAAACGCAGAAGTAGGTGTCTAATTAAGCGGGATATTACATGATCAGCCACAAAACCAGTTTCACCCAAAAAGACCCCGTAACAAATAACAGAAATCTCATGTCTGTTTTGGTCTCCACTTCCCTCTCTAGAGCCCTCGCTCTGCTCTCTTTCCGGAGACTTGTCCCATCCTACCGTCAAAATAAGCTGCTGGCTCTGGCAATCACCCTTGTTCTCTTCTGAGAGCTGTGACTCTTTCTGCCCTAACAGCAAGGTTAGAAGTACATgagcctgggggtgcctgggtggctcagttggttaaatatctgccttcagttcacatcaccatctcagggtcctgggatggagtccctgctccgtgtgtgtgtggggggggtctgcctttccctctccctctgcccctccttcctcctgcttgtgctctctttcaaataaataaacaaaatctttaaaaaaaaaaacgaagaagaagaagaagaaaatacatgagCCTGTTTGATATTAATAGCTAAGTCTGGCCAGGCCTGCCTGGTCTGTGATGATACTCAGTGGCCATATTCCTTCAGCAGACCCAATAGCACTGGACCCAGCATCAGACCATTATTCCTCTCAACTGTCCTATCCAGGGGGGGTAGTTGACAAGATctagatttatttcatttcagcCCAGCAGATAC
The genomic region above belongs to Neovison vison isolate M4711 chromosome 7, ASM_NN_V1, whole genome shotgun sequence and contains:
- the MARVELD3 gene encoding MARVEL domain-containing protein 3 isoform X2 — its product is MEGTSGAREPRARPRERDPGRHPRPDRDRHPERHRDRSGDRRRERNGGERRDGDRDRGRHQDPRQDRHRVADLRAGEQRVWEKSHQSRTRDRPRRPTWDAAPPPWPAPWETPELPPQRKERFGASGPASYSEPTAGRYLPSNPRSGLEEVEYYQSEAEGLLDCHKCKYLCTGRACCQMLEVLLNLLILACSSVSYSSTGGYTGITSLGGIYYYQFGGAYSGFEGADGEKAQQLDVQFYQLKLPTVTAAMAYSGALMAFCCLLVLLGVLRVPWHCPPWLLIEGLLDVLIAGAYVPALYFYFHQLSAAYASPVCREREALYQSKGYSGFSCTFHGGDIGAAVFAVLSIGLFALGAVLAIRGYRQVRKLKKKPAEMLEF